A genome region from Erigeron canadensis isolate Cc75 chromosome 3, C_canadensis_v1, whole genome shotgun sequence includes the following:
- the LOC122591780 gene encoding uncharacterized protein LOC122591780 — translation MSIIGGDVESVSPSSTAGSTPATPRNRVKFLCSHGGKILPRPTDGHLKYVGGETRVISVLRDITFLELKKKLTSMFDGEMILKYQLLPEDLDVLVTVKSDEDVRHMVDECDRHEELGAPRLRAFLFPANQVVTVNHLGPIMDHYSLEQRYINCLNGITIHPTSPPLCNNFRQIPVNTRHTTFSISSACSSPRTLPETNSTVTNSEVVNTSLHGKTSSLTRNHSSPSLSNLGCSSITNHQNQIVTANQTNQQLPQSPQPNHFHPHFHTHHHSQPHMSPKPPLDRNPYKTPSGPENIGRIRSEYYKHQMDYSPSSYNVRGNRGGQMHYQRGSVPYDDYYGNYRYDRSNSPPSPDVVSPSHRITSGRYES, via the exons atgtcGATCATTGGCGGTGATGTCGAATCGGTATCACCGAGTTCCACCGCCGGATCGACACCGGCGACACCCAGAAATCGTGTCAAATTCCTATGTAGCCATGGTGGCAAGATCCTCCCTCGTCCCACCGACGGCCATCTCAAATACGTTGGAGGGGAAACACGAGTAATCTCTGTGTTACGTGACATTACGTTTTTAG AACTTAAGAAGAAGCTAACTAGCATGTTCGACGGTGAAATGATCTTAAAGTATCAGTTACTGCCAGAGGATCTTGACGTATTAGTTACGGTAAAATCAGATGAAGATGTACGCCACATGGTTGACGAATGTGATAGACACGAAGAGCTAGGAGCACCAAGACTTCGGGCCTTCCTTTTTCCTGCGAATCAAGTTGTTACAGTAAACCATTTGGGCCCGATAATGGATCACTACTCTCTTGAgcaaagatatataaattgcCTCAATGGGATTACAATTCATCCAACATCACCACCATTATGCAACAATTTTAGACAAATCCCGGTTAACACTAGGCACACGACTTTCAGCATTTCCTCTGCTTGTTCTTCCCCTAGAACACTGCCTGAAACAAATAGTACGGTTACAAACTCTGAAGTAGTCAACACTAGTCTTCATGGTAAGACTAGTTCATTAACTAGAAACCATAGTTCACCTAGTTTGTCTAATCTTGGTTGCAGTTCTATAACAAACCACCAGAACCAGATTGTGACGGCGAACCAAACCAACCAACAACTGCCACAGTCACCACAACCGAACCATTTTCATCCACACTTTCATACTCATCACCACTCCCAACCCCACATGTCTCCAAAACCACCGTTGGATCGCAATCCTTACAAGACTCCTTCTGGACCCGAGAATATTGGCAGGATAAGGTCTGAGTATTACAAGCATCAAATGGATTATTCACCGTCATCTTATAACGTTAGAGGGAATAGAGGGGGACAAATGCACTATCAAAGAGGTTCAGTACCTTATGATGATTACTATGGGAATTATAGGTATGACCGAAGCAATAGTCCTCCAAGCCCTGATGTCGTGTCTCCAAGTCATAGGATTACTTCAGGACGCTATGAATCATGA